Proteins from one Papaver somniferum cultivar HN1 unplaced genomic scaffold, ASM357369v1 unplaced-scaffold_158, whole genome shotgun sequence genomic window:
- the LOC113337157 gene encoding RRP12-like protein: MEGVELHEDALPINQEDEDICDSILSRFGTSTKELHQHLCAVVGAISAELKESTKQTSISVIYYFGATTSSLTKLSEESNPSEHIITALLTFLSMVLPRVSKAILGKKRSEVSGPILKVLGRKGGESGDVGSVISGLKCLGYLVVVGDKGNWSEIEKLYDVVLGFISDHREKVRKQCHTCLHDVLQSFKGTGMLAPACEGITRIFERNLLFACKSNAASTSDGGSGGAQAVLYIIHCLKNCLPLMAKKNITSVLNHYKSLLDLDQPIVNRLITDNLNALCIHPTSEVSPEVLGDLLGSLANAVHKGNRTADSMTFTGRLLDVGMRKVYPLDRQGCVVKLPDVFRALAEILACEHEEAIFAAAEALKSLIHACIDEILIKQGVNQIVLNSDEETRKSGKTIIERICVIIESLLGYKYNDVLDLAFQVVSAMFDKIGNHSSYLLRGTLRSLANIQDRTDEDLAYRKQLHKCIGSALGALGPETFLSILPLNLESEDVSESGDWLFPILKHYTVGASLSFFTKSILDKVKFVKKKSQRLEQEGRIYLSRRAEALVYSLWSLFPAFCNYPVDTANSFKVLEEALCRALREEPDVLGIICSGLQILIQQNNKMVKGNNDLPTNELSIPEKRAVALYTPEVAKANLKALRSSAREFLSVLSSIFLSGADVEHLRAEVERLKKTMPENTTTIEDLEKKLKEAEASKDCGGSLQSTISEFASIADKKDIQWSFTRTMKRLLKVTKESLESEKSKKSSSMEVDPVNELSPKAARAQLLDLAVSHLPGLDPEAVKLLNTSIRPALEDSEGLLQKKAYKILSIILKHRNEFLSENIDDLLQLLLEVLPSCHFSAKRHRLQCLYFLIVHVSKNGSEQRRSGIISSFLTEIILAVKESNKKTRNMAYDLLVQIGHACGDEDQGGNKENLQQLFNMVAGGLAGETPQMISAAVKGLARLAYEFSYLVSSACNVLPSSFLLLQRKNREIIKANLGLLKVLVARSPAEWLQTHLRSVVEGLLRWQDDSKKHFKAKVKLLLEMLVKKCGLDAVKAVMPEEHIKLLKNIKKLNDRKDRKDDAASMESKSVRSKATTSRLSKWNHTKIFSDFGDDSEDNSDMEAETVTSRRTASQFNTKASAARSKQTRRSAKRSLPEDFIDQFEDDPLDLLDQLKTRSALRSNESSKRQQDSDDEVEIEDGKLVIREGGRPKRDAPSEPDTDSRSRASGSRMSSKSSNDQKKRRKTSESGWAYTGQEYASKKAGGDLKKKDKLEPYAYWPLDRKMMSRRPEHRAAARKGMASVVRMTKKLEGKSASALLSSNGGAEFKRKQNKSGSSSSSRRKRR, encoded by the exons ATGGAAGGAGTGGAGCTTCATGAAGACGCCTTACCGATcaatcaagaagatgaagatatatgCGATTCAATCCTTTCCCGATTCGGAACTTCAACAAAAGAACTCCACCAACATCTCTGTGCAGTAGTGGGTGCAATCTCAGCAGAACTCAAAGAATCAACAAAACAAACTTCAATCTCTGTGATATACTATTTCGGTGCTACGACTTCGTCTTTAACTAAGTTATCTGAAGAATCAAATCCATCTGAACATATCATTACAGCTTTGTTGACGTTTCTGTCGATGGTGTTGCCGAGAGTTTCTAAGGcgattttggggaagaagagaagTGAAGTGAGTGGACCGATTTTGAAGGTTTTGGGAAGGAAGGGTGGTGAATCGGGTGATGTTGGTTCAgtgatttctgggttgaaatgTTTGGGGTATTTGGTTGTTGTTGGTGATAAAGGGAATTGGAGTGAGATTGAGAAGTTGTATGATGTTGTTCTTGGTTTCATTTCTGATCACAGGGAGAAG GTTAGGAAGCAATGTCATACTTGTCTCCATGATGTACTACAAAGTTTTAAAGGAACTGGAATGCTGGCACCTGCTTGTGAAGGTATCACGAGGATATTCGAGAGGAATCTTCTATTTGCCTGTAAATCGAATGCAGCTAGTACATCTGATGGTGGATCAGGAGGAGCTCAGGCGGTCTTATACAtaatacattgtttgaagaattgTCTTCCGCTTATGGCCAAAAAGAACATTACGAGTGTTCTTAATCATTACAAGTCATTATTGGATCTGGATCAACCTATTGTGAATAGACTTATCACCGATAACTTGAATGCGCTGTGTATCCACCCGACTTCAGAAGTTTCACCAGAAGTTTTGGGAGATCTTTTGGGGTCACTAGCAAACGCTGTCCACAAAGGTAACCGGACTGCTGATAGCATGACATTCACTGGACGCTTGCTCGATGTTGGTATGAGAAAAGTTTACCCGCTGGATAGGCAAGGATGTGTGGTTAAGCTCCCTGATGTGTTCAGAGCACTAGCAG AAATTTTGGCATGTGAGCATGAGGAGGCAATATTTGCGGCTGCAGAGGCATTGAAGAGTTTGATACATGCTTGCATTGATGAAATTTTGATCAAACAAGGAGTGAATCAGATAGTGTTGAACTCTGATGAGGAAACAAGAAAGTCCGGGAAAACTATTATAGAGAGAATATGTGTCATCATTGAGAGCTTGCTTGGTTATAAGTATAATGATGTGCTGGATTTGGCTTTTCAGGTTGTTTCCGCCATGTTTGATAAAATAG GAAATCATTCTTCATACTTATTGAGGGGAACCCTAAGGAGCCTGGCAAATATCCAGGACCGGACAGACGAAGATCTTGCATACAGGAAACAG CTACACAAATGTATTGGTTCAGCTCTTGGTGCATTAGGACCTGAAACTTTTTTGAGCATATTGCCGCTCAATTTGGAGTCAGAAGATGTGTCCGAGAGTGGTGATTGGTTGTTTCCTATTTTGAAGCACTATACTGTTGGAGCCAGTCTAAGCTTCTTTACAAAGTCCATTCTTGATAAGGTTAAATTTGTAAAGAAGAAATCTCAGAGG CTTGAGCAAGAGGGTCGGATATACTTATCAAGGAGAGCAGAAGCACTGGTGTATTCACTTTGGTCTTTGTTTCCAGCCTTTTGCAACTATCCCGTGGATACTGCTAATAGTTTCAAGGTTCTCGAAGAAGCATTATGCAGGGCCCTTCGTGAAGAACCTGATGTGCTTGGGATAATATGTTCCGGTTTGCAGATACTCATTCAACAGAATAACAAAATGGTGAAAGGAAATAATGATCTGCCCACTAACGAATTAAGCATTCCTGAGAAAAGAGCTGTGGCTCTTTATACACCAGAAGTTGCAAAGGCAAACTTGAAGGCTTTGAGGTCGTCGGCTCGTGAGTTCTTGTCAGTTTTATCTAGTATATTTTTGAGCGGTGCTGATGTTGAGCATTTGCGTGCTGAGGTTGAACGCCTGAAGAAGACCATGCCTGAAAACACGACAACCATTGAGGATTTAGAAAAGAAGTTGAAGGAGGCTGAGGCTTCAAAAGATTGTGGTGGATCTTTGCAG tctaCAATTAGTGAATTTGCTTCCATAGCGGATAAGAAAGATATCCAGTGGTCTTTTACGAGAACCATGAAGAGGCTTTTGAAGGTGACTAAAGAGTCTCTTGAAtcagaaaaatctaaaaaatccaGTTCTATGGAGGTTGATCCTGTGAATGAACTCTCACCAAAGGCTGCAAG GGCACAACTATTGGATTTGGCTGTATCACATCTTCCTGGTTTGGATCCTGAAGCAGTTAAGTTACTGAATACCTCAATACGTCCAGCATTAGAG GATAGTGAAGGGTTGCTTCAGAAGAAGGCGTACAAAATACTCTCCATTATTCTGAAG CATCGTAATGAGTTCCTTTCAGAAAATATTGATGACCTACTTCAGCTCTTGCTTGAAGTGCTGCCTTCGTGTCACTTTTCAGCAAAACGTCATAGGCTTCAATGCCTTTATTTCTTGATTGTACATGTTTCGAAG AATGGTTCAGAACAAAGGAGAAGTGGCATTATAAGTTCCTTCTTAACTGAAATTATACTAGCGGTCAAAGAG TCCAACAAGAAGACAAGGAATATGGCCTATGACTTGTTAGTACAAATTGGTCATGCGTGTGGTGACGAAGACCAAGGCGGGAACAAAGAAAATTTGCAACAACTGTTTAACATG GTAGCCGGTGGCCTGGCTGGTGAAACACCTCAGATGATCAGTGCTGCAGTTAAAGGGTTGGCTCGGTTGGCCTATGAGTTCTCGTATCTTGTTTCATCAGCATGTAATGTGCTTCCATCATCGTTCCTTTTGCTGCAAAGAAAGAATCGAGAAATTATCAAG GCTAATTTAGGACTACTGAAGGTTTTGGTGGCCAGATCACCAGCTGAGTGGTTACAAACACACTTGAGAAGTGTGGTTGAAGGACTGTTGAGGTGGCAggacgactctaagaagcatttTAAAGCGAAG GTCAAGCTTCTTCTTGAAATGCTTGTTAAGAAATGTGGTCTTGATGCTGTTAAAGCAGTGATGCCTGAAGAACACATCAAACtgcttaaaaatataaaaaag CTCAATGATCGGAAAGATCGGAAAGATGATGCTGCCTCCATGGAAAGTAAATCTGTTCGCTCAAAAGCAACCACATCAAG GTTAAGCAAATGGAATCATACCAAGATATTTTCAGATTTCGGAGACGATTCTGAGGATAATAGTGATATGGAAGCAGAAACTGTTACTAGTCGACGAACTGCTTCTCAGTTCAATACCAAAGCATCTGCAGCAAG GTCAAAGCAAACACGCCGTTCTGCCAAGAGGAGCTTGCCAGAGGACTTCATAGACCAGTTTGAAGACGACCCTCTAGATTTGCTAGACCAGCTAAAAACTAGGTCAGCACTCCGGAGTAATGAGAGCAGCAAAAGACAACAGGATTCTGATGATGAGGTTGAGATCGAAGACGGGAAATTAGTAATTCGTGAGGGAGGAAGGCCGAAGAGAGATGCTCCATCTGAGCCTGACACAGACTCAAGAAGTCGAGCTAGCGGTAGTCGTATGTCATCCAAGTCTTCGAACGACCAAAAGAAGCGCAGGAAAACATCAGAGTCTGGATGGGCATATACCGGACAAGAGTATGCTAGTAAGAAGGCTGGtggagatttgaagaagaaggacAAGCTTGAGCCATATGCTTATTGGCCACTTGACAGGAAAATGATGAGCCGTAGACCAGAGCATCGGGCGGCAGCTAGGAAAGGTATGGCTAGTGTTGTAAGAATGACAAAGAAGCTTGAAGGCAAGAGTGCTTCTGCTTTGCTGTCTTCTAATGGCGGTGCAGAGTTTAAGAGGAAGCAAAATAAAAgtggtagcagcagcagcagccgcCGCAAGAGAAGGTAG
- the LOC113337158 gene encoding uncharacterized protein LOC113337158 yields MRMRDYSSHRRYSGDSDDDDYKACDNLSSQPSIRKRKCSSSPDYPSRRTRYRSPNRCDSKRRRRYRTPTNLYPERRRRYRTPTNRYPERRRYDRHASRLPPERRRRRSYDAPGHHHASRLSLDTRTRYDRQPSRRRSYAAAPSSSQTKRRENHPSEETRSTCDFTSIVGMRDEEIFSYISSNFCFGTPMKTSIDSNALAANRDDLVSFPGFVSDDIVMEILSRLPAKSLMRFKSVCKHWSSLIKHDRHFADLHYSNNCLKSRPSILFITGINPRQQQEVDYEKEQQEEDDEQQLEYSIDGYKFPQQILSADIVEGSGIGDETIMNKVIMTDDKWFDYEYLLGLINGLACFLDWDDDDVRLYNVSTREASPWIKSTLLSDERDKYGIKDTSIHREAIYRFGFDPEKKEHKVFCFCRSSDRTKPSRIAECPDYTSCEVLAVGRDTKWRRINVVPNENNKIKINKVFPSFDVQRRSVYGNGTIYWRNKNRSLDVGSVDPDVMVALDVGSEKFRVIPIPKFVLDEDHVYNGHSALFMLMGRVAVVNLLSDNIVKLWMLDDGADDKKLENCQGSGERNWIAETIALPYSHYPRYVEFHGVGDQLLLSIYSEDHSLYRKFAFLHLYESRKKTFKKIEIDGLSSVPFFFSTSIITTSTGSLYPVQPQQDKSRHSAVS; encoded by the exons atgaggatgagagATTATTCTTCTCACCGGCGGTACTCGGgcgattctgatgatgatgattacaaG GCTTGTGATAATCTTAGTAGTCAGccttcaataaggaagagaaagtGCAGCAGCAGCCCTGATTATCCGAGCAGGAGGACGAGGTATCGTTCCCCAAACCGGTGTGATTCCAAGAGAAGAAGAAGGTATCGTACCCCCACAAATCTCTATCcggagagaagaagaaggtatCGTACCCCCACAAATCGCTATCCGGAGAGAAGAAGATACGACCGTCACGCCTCTAGGCTCCCTCcagagaggaggagaagaagaagctaCGATGCCCCAGGCCACCATCATGCTTCTAGGCTTTCACTGGACACAAGAACAAGGTATGACCGTCAGCCGTCTAGGCGAAGAAGCTATGCTGCTGCCCCATCTAGTAGCCAAACTAAGAGAAGAGAGAACCATCCATCCGAGGAGACAAGGAGCACATGCGATTTTACTTCCATAGTGGGGATGAGGGACGAGGAGATTTTCAGTTATATATCGTCAAATTTCTGTTTCGGCACGCCAATGAAGACAAGTATTGACAGCAATGCTCTTGCTGCTAACCGAGATGATTTGGTCAGTTTTCCTGGTTTTGTTAGTGATGATATAGTGATGGAGATTCTAAGCAGACTTCCTGCGAAATCACTCATGCGCTTCAAGTCGGTATGTAAACACTGGTCGTCTTTGATTAAACACGACCGGCACTTTGCTGATTTACACTATAGCAACAACTGTTTGAAATCACGCCCGAGTATCCTTTTCATCACTGGTATCAACCCAAGGCAGCAGCAAGAGGTAGACTatgaaaaagaacaacaagaagaagatgatgagcaGCAACTAGAATATAGCATCGATGGATATAAGTTTCCTCAGCAGATTTTGTCTGCGGACATAGTTGAAGGCAGTGGTATTGGTGATGAAACCATTATGAATAAGGTTATTATGACAGATGATAAATGGTTTGATTACGAATATCTCTTGGGACTGATAAATGGTTTGGCTTGTTTCTTAGAttgggatgatgatgatgttaggCTATACAATGTAAGCACACGAGAAGCATCACCGTGGATCAAATCAACATTACTGTCAGACGAAAGAGATAAATACGGGATCAAAGACACCTCAATCCACCGAGAAGCGATTTATCGTTTTGGGTTCGATCCGGAGAAGAAGGAACATAAAGTTTTCTGCTTTTGTAGATCATCCGATAGAACCAAGCCTAGCCGTATTGCTGAATGTCCTGATTACACAAGTTGTGAGGTGTTGGCTGTTGGCCGTGACACCAAGTGGCGTAGGATCAATGTGGTTCCTAATGAGAACAACAAAATAAAGATTAACAAGGTGTTCCCTTCATTCGACGTGCAAAGGCGTTCGGTGTATGGAAATGGTACCATATATTGGAGAAACAAGAATAGAAGTCTAGATGTTGGAAGTGTTGATCCTGATGTTATGGTTGCATTGGATGTTGGAAGTGAGAAGTTTAGAGTTATCCCCATTCCTAAGTTCGTCCTTGACGAGGATCATGTGTATAACGGGCATAGTGCTCTGTTCATGTTAATGGGGCGCGTAGCTGTAGTTAACTTGTTGAGCGACAACATTGTTAAGTTGTGGATGTTAGATGATGGAGCCGATGACAAAAAACTGGAGAACTGTCAAGGAAGCGGCGAAAGGAATTGGATCGCTGAGACTATTGCATTACCCTATTCTCATTATCCTAGATATGTCGAGTTTCATGGAGTTGGTGACCAGCTACTACTCTCCATATACTCTGAAGATCATTCACTCTATAGAAAGTTTGCCTTTTTGCATTTATATGAAAGCAGAAAAAAGACGTTCAAGAAGATCGAGATCGATGGATTGTCTTCCGTTCCTTTTTTCTTCAGCACGTCCATAATCACAACATCTACGGGAAGCCTCTATCCTGTTCAGCCTCAACAAGACAAAAGTCGGCATTCTGCGGTTTCTTGA